DNA from Demetria terragena DSM 11295:
CGCATCACCGCGCAACTCGGTGGTGACCGCCAAGACATGCTGCGCTCGCTTGCCTCGACCGTGATCGCGAGTGGTGACATGGCGCATGCCACGCACCCCAATTACGCAGAGCGCCACGAACCGCAGCACACCATCGCCATGAACGGCGGGCCAGTGTTGAAGGTCAACAACAAGTTGCGTTATGCCACCGACTCCGTGGGCGCTGCAAGTTTCCGTGCGGCCGGGCAACAAGCCGGTGTCCCCGTCCAGAGTTTCGTTGTCCGGTCTGACCTCCCATGCGGCTCGACAGTCGGACCCATGACCGCAGCCTCGACAGGTGCCATCACCGTCGATTTCGGCGCGCCAACCCTGTCGATGCACTCCATTCGGGAGTTGGCCGGTTCCACCGATCAAGCCATGTATGCCGCCTGCCTGGCAGCCTTCCTCTCCCCTGAGGTGACCGTCGGATGAGTCAGATCAGCCGGTTTCCGGTCCCCGAGATCGCCGACCTTCCAGCAGACCTGGGTGAACGGATCCTCCAGGTCCAGGAGAAGAGCGGCTTCGTCCCGAACGTGTTCCTCGCGCTGGCCCATCGGCCGGCTCAACTACGGCTGTTCATGGACTACCACGACGAGTTGATGGACGCCGACGAGCCGCTCACCAAGGCCGAGCGAGAAATGATTGTGGTCGCAACCTCCGCCCAACGCGACTGCCTCTACTGCGTTGTCGCTCATGGGGCGATCCTGCGGATCCGTGCCAAAGACCCGCTGATCGCCGACTACGTTGCGACCAATTACCGACAGGCTGACATCACGCCAGCTCAATTGGCGATGCTGGATTACTGCGTGCGACTTTCCGTCACTCCAGAAGAGATCGCCGGGCCAGACCAGCAGGTTCTGAGAGACGCTGGCTGGGACGACGACGCCATCTGGGACATGAGCGCGATCACGGCGTTTTTCTCCATGTCCAACCGCCTCGTCCACGCCATCGGCATCCCGCCCAACGAGGAGTTTCACCTCATGGGGCGGGTGCCGCGGGGATAGCGCGGAATCGTCAGTCCACTGGCGTGACGTACGCCGAGCTGATTCCGCCATCGACGACGAACTCGTTTGCGGTCATGAACGAACTGTCATCACTGGCCAAGAAGGCCACGGCAGCAGCCATCTCCTCGGGCTCGCCGAACCGTCCCATGGGTACGTGCACCAGGCGGCGCTGCGCCTTCTCTGGGTCGGCAGCGAACAACTCTTTCAGGAGCGGCGTATTGACCGGTCCTGGGCATAGAGCGTTCACTCGAACTCCCTTGCGTGCGAACTGAACTCCCAACTCGCGGGTCATCGAAAGCACACCACCCTTAGACGCCGAGTAGGAGATCTGCGAGGTCGCCGCACCCATGATCGCCACGAAGGATGCTGTGTTGATGATCGAGCCGCGTCCCTGTTCCAGCATGTAGGGCAGCACGTGCTTGCAGCAGAGGTAGACGCTCGTCAGGTTCACCTCCTGCACCCGGCGCCACGCGGCCAGGTCGGTGTCCAGGATGGAATCGTCTTCGGGCGGGGAAATGCCGGCGTTATTGAAGGCGATGTCGATGGAGCCGTAGGCCGCCTTCACCGAGGCGAACATCGCCTCCACGGCGTCCGAGTCAGTCACGTCGGTCTTCACGAACATCCCGCCCAACTCCTCGGCCAGGGGCTCTCCGATCGATTCTTCGCAGACGTCGACAACCGCGACCTTGGCCCCTTCGGCTGCCATTCGGCGGGCGGTGGCCAGGCCTATACCGCTGGCTCCCCCGGTGACAACGGCGACGCGGCCAACAAGGCGCCTCGGGATGGTCTGCTCGGTCATTCTGTGTTCCTCCTGCTGTGAAGTCGAGTGGTCAGTTGTCTGCGATGAAGACTGTTTTGGTCTCGGTGAACGCATCAAGCGCGTCCGGTCCCAGTTCGCGCCCAATACCCGATTGCTTGAAGCCGCCGAACGGCGTGCTGTAGCGAACCGAGGAGTGGCTGTTGACGGAGAGGTTGCCCGCTTCCACGCCGCGAGCCACCCGCAGCGCTCGACCTATATCTCGGGTCCAGATAGACCCGGACAAGCCGTAGGCGGTCTCGTTAGCGAGGCGAATGGCGTCTTCTTCGTCCCGAAACGGCAGGACGGCAGTGACTGGGCCGAAAATCTCCTCGGTGAAGACGAGATCGGATGCGGCGCGGGCGCGTACGACAGTGGGAGCCATCCAGAATCCGGGCCCGTCGGGTCGCGACCCCGTCATCAGAATGTCGGCATCCTGCAGGTAGCCCTCAACTCGGGATCTCTGCTGTGCGGAGATCAACGGCCCCATATCTGTGTCTTCGCTGGCCGGGTCCCCCACCGCGACGGCTCGCACAGCGGGTTCCATCCGAGCGAGGAAGTCATCAAAGACGCTGTCCTGCACCAGAATTCGCGACCTGGCACAGCAGTCTTGCCCCGAGTTGTCGAAGGCACCCATGGGTGCTGCGGCGGCCGCGGCGTCCAGATCTGAGTCGGCGAAAACGACATTGGCGTTCTTGCCGCCCAGTTCCAGGGTCACCGGCTTGATCTGTTCTGCGCAGCCGGACATTACGGACCGGCCGACTGCGGTCGAGCCAGTGAAGACGACCTTGCGAACGTCCGGATGGGTCACGAAGCGCTGACCGACCACGTTGCCTGCTCCGGGAAGGACCTGAAGCACGTCGGTCGG
Protein-coding regions in this window:
- a CDS encoding peroxidase-related enzyme (This protein belongs to a clade of uncharacterized proteins related to peroxidases such as the alkylhydroperoxidase AhpD.), which produces MSQISRFPVPEIADLPADLGERILQVQEKSGFVPNVFLALAHRPAQLRLFMDYHDELMDADEPLTKAEREMIVVATSAQRDCLYCVVAHGAILRIRAKDPLIADYVATNYRQADITPAQLAMLDYCVRLSVTPEEIAGPDQQVLRDAGWDDDAIWDMSAITAFFSMSNRLVHAIGIPPNEEFHLMGRVPRG
- a CDS encoding 3-oxoacyl-ACP reductase, with translation MTEQTIPRRLVGRVAVVTGGASGIGLATARRMAAEGAKVAVVDVCEESIGEPLAEELGGMFVKTDVTDSDAVEAMFASVKAAYGSIDIAFNNAGISPPEDDSILDTDLAAWRRVQEVNLTSVYLCCKHVLPYMLEQGRGSIINTASFVAIMGAATSQISYSASKGGVLSMTRELGVQFARKGVRVNALCPGPVNTPLLKELFAADPEKAQRRLVHVPMGRFGEPEEMAAAVAFLASDDSSFMTANEFVVDGGISSAYVTPVD
- a CDS encoding aldehyde dehydrogenase family protein; its protein translation is MTAHDVLNPATEEVLTHVELFDVEATDAAIARSVRAGQSWRSVSAADRAALLRRFSDVVADHQEELAQLEVRNAGHPVGNARWEAGNVRDVLQYYSGAPERHTGRTIPVAGGTAMTFPEPIGVVGVIVPWNFPMPIAGWAFAPALAAGNTVVLKPAELTPLTAMRLGELALEAGLPTDVLQVLPGAGNVVGQRFVTHPDVRKVVFTGSTAVGRSVMSGCAEQIKPVTLELGGKNANVVFADSDLDAAAAAAPMGAFDNSGQDCCARSRILVQDSVFDDFLARMEPAVRAVAVGDPASEDTDMGPLISAQQRSRVEGYLQDADILMTGSRPDGPGFWMAPTVVRARAASDLVFTEEIFGPVTAVLPFRDEEDAIRLANETAYGLSGSIWTRDIGRALRVARGVEAGNLSVNSHSSVRYSTPFGGFKQSGIGRELGPDALDAFTETKTVFIADN